Proteins from a genomic interval of Flammeovirgaceae bacterium SG7u.111:
- the gldA gene encoding gliding motility-associated ABC transporter ATP-binding subunit GldA, which translates to MSVKISNLSKIYGEQKAVNNISFEAKEGEILGFLGPNGAGKSTTMKIATCYLSPSMGKVEVCGHDVEKSPLEVRKIVGYLPEHNPLYLDMYVKEYLGYVAGLNKIKGAKRKGRIAEMVELVGLQREQHKKIGALSKGYRQRIGLAQALIHDPKVLILDEPTTGLDPNQILEIRQVIKNISKEKTVIFSTHIMQEVQALCDRVIIINLGQIVADSSVELLKQQAGDIKILLEFDEAIDLAVLGALEGVKQLNELGNCQYEVIADGEEDIRSELFKLAVRENWVLKGMAKEELSLERIFHQLTKAPAVT; encoded by the coding sequence ATGAGCGTAAAAATCTCCAACCTGAGCAAAATATACGGTGAGCAAAAAGCGGTAAACAATATTTCCTTCGAGGCAAAGGAAGGGGAAATATTGGGCTTTTTGGGACCAAACGGAGCAGGCAAATCCACTACTATGAAAATAGCTACTTGCTACCTTTCTCCCTCTATGGGCAAAGTGGAAGTGTGTGGGCACGATGTAGAAAAGTCGCCTTTGGAAGTGAGAAAAATAGTCGGTTATCTCCCAGAACATAATCCGCTTTATTTGGATATGTACGTGAAAGAATACCTTGGCTACGTGGCAGGGCTCAACAAGATAAAAGGGGCAAAAAGGAAAGGTAGAATAGCCGAAATGGTAGAACTGGTCGGGTTGCAAAGGGAACAACACAAGAAAATAGGGGCGCTCTCCAAAGGCTACCGTCAGCGGATAGGCTTAGCACAAGCGCTGATTCATGACCCTAAAGTGCTGATTTTGGATGAGCCGACCACGGGGCTAGACCCCAACCAGATTTTGGAGATTCGGCAAGTGATCAAAAATATCAGTAAGGAGAAAACGGTTATTTTTTCTACCCATATCATGCAAGAGGTACAGGCACTTTGCGATAGGGTAATCATTATCAACCTTGGGCAAATAGTGGCGGACAGCTCGGTAGAATTACTCAAGCAGCAAGCGGGAGATATAAAAATCCTTTTGGAATTTGACGAAGCCATTGACCTTGCTGTGCTTGGCGCCCTGGAAGGGGTAAAGCAGCTCAACGAACTGGGCAACTGCCAGTATGAAGTGATAGCCGATGGGGAAGAAGACATAAGGTCCGAACTTTTTAAGCTGGCCGTAAGGGAGAATTGGGTGCTGAAGGGCATGGCAAAAGAAGAGCTTTCCCTCGAACGAATCTTCCATCAGCTCACCAAAGCTCCTGCTGTTACTTAA
- the corA gene encoding magnesium/cobalt transporter CorA has protein sequence MARFYKKRTENKGKPPGSLIFIGKKMMEKPLITLFQYSNEDLIEKEIANVEDLESELKEGYINWVNIYGLHEPELIGKVCDMFDVHPLLQEDIVNTGQRAKFEEVEKHVFVTLKMLDLDPVKKEVASEQVSFVLGENYLLTFQERKGDVFGGVRQRMRDRVGNFKQLRNDYLLYALLDTVVDNYIYLVEHMGNEIEDLEIKVVADQDERVLLEINNYKIELNFIKKIITPVREFIFTMQRTDSKLFSKKTMPFLSDLHDIITHASETLDTYRVMLTDYLNLYHAALSNKMNSVMKFLTIFSTIFIPLTFIAGIYGMNFEKMPELGWEWGYPAALLIMFVVGVGMLGFLKYKKWL, from the coding sequence ATGGCGAGGTTTTATAAAAAGAGGACAGAAAACAAGGGCAAGCCGCCGGGCTCGCTGATTTTTATTGGAAAAAAGATGATGGAAAAGCCGCTGATCACGCTTTTCCAATATTCTAATGAAGACTTGATTGAAAAAGAAATAGCGAATGTAGAAGACCTTGAAAGTGAGCTGAAGGAAGGCTATATCAACTGGGTGAATATTTATGGGCTTCACGAACCTGAGCTGATAGGAAAGGTCTGTGATATGTTTGACGTTCATCCGCTTTTGCAAGAGGATATAGTGAACACGGGACAGAGGGCGAAGTTTGAAGAAGTTGAAAAACATGTGTTTGTTACCCTAAAAATGCTGGATTTGGACCCCGTGAAAAAGGAGGTAGCTTCCGAGCAGGTGAGTTTTGTGCTGGGAGAAAATTATTTGCTCACGTTCCAAGAAAGAAAAGGGGATGTGTTTGGTGGAGTACGACAGCGTATGCGAGACAGGGTGGGGAATTTCAAACAACTCAGAAACGACTATTTGCTTTATGCTCTGCTCGATACGGTGGTGGATAACTACATTTACCTAGTGGAGCACATGGGAAATGAAATAGAAGACTTGGAAATAAAAGTGGTGGCAGACCAAGATGAAAGGGTGCTGCTGGAAATCAACAATTATAAAATTGAGCTGAACTTCATCAAGAAAATCATTACGCCGGTGAGGGAGTTTATATTTACCATGCAGCGGACTGACTCCAAGCTTTTTAGCAAAAAAACAATGCCGTTTTTAAGCGATTTGCACGATATAATCACCCATGCTTCGGAAACCTTGGACACCTACCGAGTGATGCTGACCGACTACCTCAACCTCTACCACGCTGCACTCAGCAATAAAATGAACAGTGTGATGAAGTTCCTGACTATTTTTTCTACCATTTTTATTCCTCTCACGTTCATTGCAGGCATTTACGGGATGAACTTTGAAAAAATGCCTGAACTGGGTTGGGAATGGGGCTACCCCGCCGCTTTGCTCATTATGTTTGTGGTTGGGGTGGGAATGCTCGGTTTTCTCAAATACAAAAAGTGGCTTTAA
- a CDS encoding IS5 family transposase, which yields METGYTRLTSRQWQYIKEYLPVERKRKYDLRDVVDSILYCMRSGQQWRSLSGEGRPPWNVVYYYFRKWQGDNTLFRLNAALNQLERKRKGKKATPSMLSIDSQSVKCAPFIGQDTGLDGNKKVNGRKRHVITDTLGLVWGVVATGANEHDGTIGQRVVEPLLGYLHRMEKILADQAYKKKFTGWVEDNIRGVEVEISSCPPTPRGFVPIKWRWVTERTFGTFNFFRRLSKDYEKTTKSQEAWVLWQNCQIILNRIKKMPI from the coding sequence ATGGAAACAGGATATACCCGCTTGACCTCCCGGCAATGGCAATATATAAAAGAATATCTTCCCGTGGAAAGGAAACGCAAATATGACCTCAGGGACGTGGTGGACTCGATCTTGTACTGCATGCGCAGCGGACAGCAGTGGCGCAGCCTCTCGGGCGAGGGACGCCCTCCTTGGAATGTGGTATACTATTATTTCCGCAAGTGGCAGGGGGACAACACGCTTTTTCGGCTGAACGCGGCACTCAACCAACTAGAGCGCAAGAGGAAGGGCAAGAAGGCGACCCCGAGCATGCTTTCCATTGATAGCCAGTCGGTAAAGTGCGCGCCTTTTATCGGGCAGGACACGGGGCTGGACGGCAACAAGAAGGTGAACGGGAGAAAAAGGCACGTCATCACCGATACGCTCGGGCTGGTATGGGGAGTGGTCGCCACTGGCGCCAACGAGCATGACGGCACGATAGGGCAACGGGTGGTGGAGCCCCTCTTGGGCTACCTGCACAGGATGGAAAAGATCCTGGCAGACCAGGCCTATAAAAAGAAGTTCACCGGATGGGTAGAGGACAACATAAGGGGCGTAGAGGTCGAGATATCCTCTTGTCCCCCAACCCCCAGGGGCTTTGTGCCCATCAAGTGGAGATGGGTCACCGAGAGGACATTCGGCACGTTCAATTTCTTCCGGAGGCTGTCCAAAGACTATGAAAAAACTACCAAAAGCCAAGAAGCTTGGGTTTTATGGCAAAACTGCCAAATAATACTTAATAGGATCAAAAAAATGCCTATTTAA
- a CDS encoding 3-dehydroquinate synthase encodes MQLIKQSFPVEFNYNVYFTENLFEPSNSLLASSLGEKTNGKPHKVFFVIDSGVMAHCPELSSKIKNYTTANGSELELCAEPMVVSGGEEAKNDIQLVFQIAEATSKFKIDRHSYIIAIGGGAVLDMAGFAAAISHRGIRHVRIPTTVLSQNDSGVGVKNGVNYFGKKNYLGTFAPPFAVINDYDFLQTLDDRDWRSGISEALKVALIKDVSFFEEIKANVKGLASRELAPMKSLIFRCAQMHVDHISGNGDPFEMGSSRPLDFGHWAAHKLEKLSNFQIRHGEAVAIGIAIDVTYSYLTKRLVKPEWKEVIDTLLAIGFDIFHPDLEQEAEDGRKEIIKGLQEFREHLGGELTIMLLEKIGKGVEVHEMDENLLLECLEILKIYE; translated from the coding sequence ATGCAATTAATAAAACAATCTTTCCCTGTAGAGTTCAATTACAATGTCTATTTCACTGAAAACCTTTTTGAGCCAAGCAATTCTCTGTTAGCTAGCTCTTTGGGAGAAAAGACCAATGGCAAGCCCCACAAGGTCTTTTTTGTGATAGATAGCGGTGTAATGGCGCATTGCCCTGAGCTTTCTTCCAAAATAAAAAACTATACAACTGCTAACGGTTCGGAGCTAGAGCTTTGTGCCGAGCCTATGGTAGTGAGCGGGGGGGAAGAGGCAAAAAACGATATACAGTTGGTATTCCAAATAGCCGAAGCGACTTCCAAATTTAAGATAGATAGGCACTCGTATATTATAGCGATAGGGGGCGGTGCAGTGCTCGATATGGCAGGGTTTGCCGCTGCTATTTCCCACCGAGGCATTCGTCATGTGCGTATCCCCACCACGGTGCTCTCGCAAAACGACTCGGGGGTGGGCGTGAAAAACGGGGTGAACTACTTTGGGAAGAAGAATTACCTCGGCACATTTGCTCCACCTTTTGCCGTTATCAACGATTATGACTTTTTGCAAACCCTCGACGACAGGGACTGGCGAAGCGGAATTTCCGAAGCGCTGAAAGTCGCCCTTATAAAAGACGTTTCTTTTTTTGAAGAGATAAAAGCAAATGTCAAAGGGCTTGCTAGCAGAGAACTAGCTCCCATGAAATCGTTGATTTTCCGATGTGCCCAGATGCACGTTGACCATATTTCAGGCAATGGCGACCCTTTCGAAATGGGTTCTTCCCGCCCGTTGGACTTTGGACATTGGGCAGCACACAAGCTCGAAAAACTGAGCAATTTCCAGATTAGGCACGGAGAGGCAGTTGCCATTGGCATAGCCATAGATGTTACTTATTCTTATCTGACCAAAAGGCTTGTAAAGCCCGAATGGAAGGAGGTAATTGATACACTATTGGCAATCGGGTTTGATATTTTCCACCCCGATTTGGAACAAGAAGCTGAGGATGGAAGAAAAGAAATTATAAAAGGCTTGCAAGAATTTAGGGAACACCTTGGAGGTGAGCTTACTATCATGTTATTAGAAAAAATAGGAAAAGGAGTGGAGGTCCACGAAATGGATGAAAACTTGCTGCTGGAATGTTTAGAGATATTAAAAATATATGAATAG